Proteins from a genomic interval of Diaphorobacter sp. HDW4A:
- the kdpF gene encoding K(+)-transporting ATPase subunit F: MLWTLSWIDWIAIAAAVGLFAYLGYALVRPEKF; the protein is encoded by the coding sequence ATGTTGTGGACTCTGAGCTGGATCGACTGGATCGCCATTGCGGCGGCAGTCGGTCTTTTTGCCTATCTTGGCTATGCGCTGGTGCGCCCGGAAAAATTCTGA
- the kdpA gene encoding potassium-transporting ATPase subunit KdpA: MWMVWLEYVLVLLIVGGLTVVMGKWLAHCFTGESHWFIERWSYRAIGVNPDERMDWKCYGVALVVSNAFMMLLGYLLLRLQVSLPLGDLGNAAQTPDLAFNTAASFITNTNWQSYAGEASLSNATQMVVITFLMFAGATTGVAVGAGFVRGLARTNAKDVGNYWVDYMRVLWRVMLPLCFVIALFYVWQGMPQTLTSQVGATTLEGTAQNILMGPIASLESIKHIGTNGGGFFGMNAAHPFENPTPLTNIVHIFSMLLIPAALTYAFGSMLLRRRQGWVLFGACMVMFIGFLALTFHAEQSGSDLLARAGADQSVTATQPGGNMEGKELRFGIADTALFVTTTTAATTGSVNAMHSSLTPLGSITPFALMMLNCVFGGDGVGIINLIQYAILTVFVAGMMIGRTPEFLGKKIEAREIKLVMLAVLAHPACVLGFTALAAVWPDAGASLANHGPHGFSEILYAYTSATANNGSAFAGLNANTPFFNTTIGLAMLFGRFLTMLPMLAMAGSLAAKTTVPPGPGTFPTATPLFMGLLVFVILVVGGLTFLPSLALGPVVEHLQVLAGKLYS; encoded by the coding sequence ATGTGGATGGTATGGCTTGAATATGTGTTGGTGCTGCTCATTGTGGGCGGGCTGACCGTGGTGATGGGCAAATGGCTTGCCCATTGTTTTACCGGTGAATCGCACTGGTTCATCGAGCGCTGGAGTTACCGCGCCATCGGCGTGAATCCCGACGAGCGCATGGACTGGAAGTGCTACGGCGTGGCGCTGGTGGTCTCCAATGCGTTCATGATGTTGCTGGGCTACCTGCTGCTGCGTCTGCAGGTGAGCCTGCCTTTGGGTGATCTTGGCAACGCGGCGCAGACGCCCGATCTGGCGTTCAACACCGCGGCTTCCTTCATTACCAACACCAACTGGCAGTCGTATGCGGGCGAAGCCAGTCTCTCCAACGCGACACAGATGGTGGTGATCACCTTTCTGATGTTTGCGGGCGCGACCACCGGCGTGGCTGTGGGCGCGGGCTTCGTGCGCGGATTGGCCCGCACCAACGCCAAGGACGTGGGCAACTATTGGGTCGACTACATGCGCGTGCTGTGGCGCGTGATGCTGCCGCTGTGCTTTGTGATCGCGCTGTTCTATGTGTGGCAGGGCATGCCGCAGACGCTGACCTCGCAGGTCGGGGCAACGACGCTGGAAGGCACTGCACAGAACATCCTGATGGGCCCGATTGCGAGCCTTGAAAGCATCAAGCACATCGGCACCAACGGCGGCGGATTCTTTGGCATGAATGCGGCGCATCCGTTCGAGAATCCAACCCCGCTCACCAACATCGTGCACATCTTCTCGATGCTGCTGATTCCTGCTGCGCTGACCTATGCGTTCGGGTCAATGTTGCTGCGTCGCCGTCAAGGCTGGGTGCTGTTCGGTGCCTGTATGGTGATGTTCATCGGCTTTCTGGCGCTGACCTTCCACGCCGAACAAAGCGGCAGTGATCTGCTGGCACGCGCCGGTGCGGATCAGTCGGTCACGGCCACGCAGCCGGGCGGCAACATGGAGGGCAAGGAGCTGCGCTTCGGTATCGCCGACACTGCGCTGTTCGTGACCACGACGACCGCCGCGACCACCGGTTCGGTGAATGCGATGCACAGCTCACTTACGCCGCTGGGCAGCATCACGCCGTTTGCGCTGATGATGCTGAACTGCGTGTTCGGTGGCGATGGAGTGGGCATCATCAACCTCATCCAATACGCGATCCTGACCGTGTTCGTCGCGGGCATGATGATCGGGCGCACGCCGGAATTTCTCGGCAAGAAGATCGAGGCGCGCGAGATCAAGTTGGTGATGCTGGCGGTGCTGGCGCATCCCGCCTGCGTGCTGGGCTTCACCGCGCTGGCGGCCGTCTGGCCCGATGCGGGCGCGAGCCTGGCGAACCACGGGCCGCACGGCTTCTCCGAGATTCTTTATGCCTACACCTCGGCCACGGCCAACAACGGTTCCGCGTTTGCGGGCCTGAACGCCAACACGCCGTTCTTCAACACGACGATTGGTCTGGCCATGTTGTTCGGCCGTTTTCTCACCATGCTGCCGATGCTGGCCATGGCCGGAAGCCTTGCCGCCAAGACCACGGTGCCTCCTGGCCCCGGTACCTTCCCGACGGCGACGCCGCTGTTCATGGGCCTGCTGGTGTTCGTGATTCTAGTAGTGGGTGGTTTGACGTTCCTGCCGTCGCTGGCCCTGGGTCCGGTGGTGGAGCACCTGCAGGTGCTGGCAGGCAAGCTGTATTCGTGA
- the kdpB gene encoding potassium-transporting ATPase subunit KdpB, whose amino-acid sequence MSRKSTLPLFEAGLARDALWESVCKLTPRAQWRNPVMFVVYLGAILTTLLWIQALRGQGEAPAGFILLISLWLWFTVLFANFAEALAEGRSRAQAASLRGMKKNTVAKLLTKPQFGAQWTPVPANELRSGAVILIEAGDTVALDGTVLQGVASVDESAITGESAPVIREAGGDFSSVTGGTRVLSDWLVVQITVNPGESFLDRMISMVESAKRQKTPNELALSILLVGLTLVFMMVIVTLNPFSAFAVAQSGSGSVVGLTVLIALLVCLIPTTIGGLLSAIGVAGMSRMMQANVIATSGRAVEAAGDVDVLLLDKTGTITLGNRQASEFLPAPGISPAQLADAAQMASLADETPEGRSVVVLAKEKHGLRERELSSLNATFVPFTAQTRMSGVDMRDGTGPRALRKGAADAVRKHVEALGGQFPAGVQKIVDEVSRRGSTPLVVADNARVLGVIELKDIVKHGIRERFAELRRMGIKTVMITGDNPLTAAAIAAEAGVDDYLAEARPEDKLQLIRTQQAAGRLVAMTGDGTNDAPALAQADVAVAMNSGTQAAKEAGNMVDLDSNPTKLIEVVETGKQMLMTRGALTTFSVANDVAKYFAIIPAAFVSTYPQLASLNVMGLHSPESAILSAVVFNALIIIALIPLALRGVPYRAVGAAALLRRNLLIYGVGGLIVPFVGIKLIDMFVAAIGLV is encoded by the coding sequence ATGTCGAGAAAATCTACGTTGCCGCTGTTCGAAGCGGGTCTGGCACGCGATGCACTGTGGGAGTCGGTGTGCAAACTCACGCCGCGTGCGCAATGGCGCAATCCGGTCATGTTTGTCGTCTATTTGGGCGCGATTCTGACCACGCTGCTTTGGATTCAGGCGCTGCGCGGGCAGGGCGAGGCACCCGCAGGCTTCATTCTGCTGATCTCGCTGTGGCTGTGGTTCACCGTGCTGTTCGCCAACTTTGCCGAGGCGCTGGCCGAGGGCCGCAGCCGTGCACAGGCCGCAAGCCTGCGCGGCATGAAGAAAAACACGGTTGCCAAGCTGCTGACCAAGCCGCAGTTCGGCGCGCAGTGGACGCCCGTGCCCGCCAACGAGCTGCGCTCCGGCGCGGTGATTCTGATCGAGGCGGGTGATACGGTGGCGCTTGACGGCACGGTGCTCCAGGGCGTCGCGTCGGTTGATGAAAGCGCGATCACCGGCGAATCCGCACCGGTGATTCGCGAGGCCGGTGGTGACTTCTCGTCGGTGACCGGCGGCACGCGGGTTCTGTCGGATTGGCTGGTGGTGCAGATCACGGTGAACCCAGGCGAATCGTTTCTGGATCGCATGATCTCGATGGTCGAATCGGCCAAGCGCCAGAAGACGCCCAACGAGCTCGCGCTGTCGATTCTGCTGGTTGGCCTGACGCTGGTGTTCATGATGGTGATCGTCACGCTGAACCCGTTCTCTGCATTTGCAGTGGCGCAGAGCGGCTCTGGATCCGTTGTGGGGCTGACGGTGCTGATCGCACTGCTCGTGTGCCTGATTCCGACGACCATCGGCGGCCTGCTCTCGGCCATCGGCGTCGCCGGCATGAGCCGCATGATGCAGGCGAATGTGATCGCCACATCGGGCCGCGCCGTGGAGGCTGCGGGCGACGTGGATGTGCTGCTGCTCGACAAGACCGGCACCATCACGCTCGGCAATCGCCAGGCGAGCGAGTTTCTGCCCGCGCCCGGCATCTCGCCGGCGCAACTGGCCGATGCCGCGCAGATGGCGTCGCTGGCCGACGAAACGCCGGAAGGCCGCAGCGTGGTGGTGTTGGCCAAGGAAAAGCATGGCTTGCGCGAACGTGAGTTGAGTTCCTTGAATGCGACCTTTGTGCCCTTCACTGCGCAGACGCGCATGAGCGGTGTGGACATGCGCGACGGCACCGGCCCGCGTGCGCTGCGCAAGGGTGCGGCCGATGCGGTGCGCAAGCATGTCGAGGCGCTCGGCGGCCAGTTCCCGGCCGGTGTGCAGAAGATCGTCGATGAGGTCTCGCGCCGTGGCAGCACGCCGTTGGTGGTGGCCGACAACGCACGCGTGCTTGGCGTGATCGAGCTGAAGGACATCGTCAAGCACGGCATCCGCGAGCGCTTTGCCGAGCTGCGCCGCATGGGCATCAAAACGGTGATGATCACCGGCGACAACCCGCTCACCGCCGCCGCGATTGCGGCCGAGGCGGGCGTGGACGATTACCTCGCCGAGGCGCGTCCTGAGGACAAACTGCAACTCATCCGCACCCAGCAGGCCGCAGGCCGACTGGTGGCGATGACGGGCGACGGCACCAACGACGCACCCGCGCTGGCGCAGGCCGATGTGGCCGTTGCGATGAACAGTGGCACGCAGGCGGCCAAGGAGGCGGGCAACATGGTCGATCTGGACAGCAATCCGACCAAGCTCATCGAGGTGGTGGAGACCGGCAAGCAGATGCTGATGACGCGCGGCGCGCTCACCACGTTCAGCGTGGCGAACGATGTGGCCAAGTATTTCGCGATCATTCCGGCCGCGTTCGTGAGCACTTATCCGCAGCTTGCATCGCTCAACGTGATGGGCCTGCACAGTCCGGAATCGGCGATTTTGAGCGCGGTGGTTTTCAACGCGCTGATCATCATTGCGCTGATTCCGCTGGCCCTGCGCGGTGTGCCTTACCGCGCCGTGGGAGCCGCCGCGCTGCTGCGCCGCAACCTGCTGATTTACGGTGTGGGTGGATTGATCGTGCCGTTTGTGGGCATCAAGCTGATTGATATGTTTGTCGCCGCCATCGGTCTGGTTTGA
- the kdpC gene encoding K(+)-transporting ATPase subunit C: MNTMVQTKIVPSIAANEQAGWGQTMGQCARAAVALCLVTGLAYPLGTTVVAKFVFPHQAQGSLITKNGQVIGSSLIGQNFTGAGYFQGRPSVTTAPDPKDPAASIAVPYNAALAAASNQGVTSQTLNTAVAERVQAYRTLNGLGAQDRVPVDAVTASASGLDPHISVANARLQTERVAKARGLTEAQVSGLVDRHITPRDLWLLGEPRVNVLELNLALDGSDNKKKE; encoded by the coding sequence ATGAACACGATGGTTCAAACGAAAATTGTCCCGAGTATTGCCGCAAACGAGCAGGCGGGCTGGGGCCAGACCATGGGGCAATGCGCCCGCGCGGCGGTAGCGTTGTGCCTGGTCACCGGGCTGGCTTATCCGCTCGGGACCACGGTGGTGGCGAAATTTGTGTTTCCACATCAGGCGCAGGGCAGCCTGATAACGAAGAACGGCCAGGTGATCGGTTCATCGCTGATCGGCCAGAACTTCACTGGTGCGGGTTACTTCCAAGGCCGCCCGAGTGTGACGACTGCGCCGGATCCAAAAGACCCGGCTGCAAGCATCGCCGTGCCCTACAACGCCGCATTGGCCGCCGCGAGCAATCAGGGCGTGACCAGCCAGACGCTGAATACGGCCGTGGCCGAGCGCGTACAGGCTTATCGCACGCTCAATGGTCTGGGCGCGCAGGACCGGGTGCCGGTCGACGCCGTCACCGCATCTGCATCTGGCTTGGATCCGCACATCTCGGTCGCGAATGCGCGGCTGCAGACCGAGCGCGTCGCCAAGGCGCGTGGTTTGACGGAAGCGCAGGTCTCCGGATTGGTGGACCGCCACATCACGCCGCGTGATCTGTGGCTGCTGGGCGAGCCACGCGTGAACGTGCTTGAACTCAACCTCGCGCTCGATGGCAGTGACAACAAGAAGAAGGAATGA